The region GGCGGAATGGACCGCCCTGCGCCGGAGCGCGTCGACATCCCAAGAACTGTGCATGCTGAGCTCCGCGAGTACCAGCGTCGTGGCGTGGATTGGCTCTACTACATGTCCCGCAACCACCTAGGTGCCGTGCTTGCCGATGACATGGGGCTCGGCAAGACGCTCCAGCTGCTCACCCTGCTTGCCGTCGAAGAGGAACGCGGGCAGCGCACCGGACCAACCCTCGTTGTTGCGCCGACCTCCGTGGTGGGCAACTGGGCACGCGAAGCCGCCAAGTTCGTGCCGCACCTTTCTATGTATGTCCACCACGGCAGTGCCCGGTACAAGGGAGAGGAACTGCGCGAAGCTCTCAAGAAGCACGACATCACCATCACCTCCTATGGGATCGCATCGCGCGATGTGATCGATTTGTCTTTGATCGAATGGGACCATGTGGTGCTCGACGAAGCTCAGGCGATTAAGAATGCGGGGACGAGGGCGTCGAAAAGCGTGCGAGCGCTGCCAGCTCGCCACCGTATCGCGCTGACAGGCACTCCAATTGAAAACAAGCTCTCCGAGCTGCGCAGTCTCCTCGACTTTGTGAACCCCGGCATCCTCGGCTCGCAGTCCTTCTTCCGCAACCACTTCGCACGGGCAATTGAGTCGCGCCGGGACGAGGGCCTCGCCGACGAGATGGGGGAGCGCCTGCAGCGCCTCACCGCGCCGTTTATCCTGCGCAGGCTGAAGACAGACACCGCGATCATCGACGACCTGCCGGACAAGGCTGAGCATGTACTGACAGTGGACATGACTGCGGAGCAAGCAGCGCTCTACACAGCACTCGTTGACCGCATGCAGCGCGAACTGCAGGAACGCAAGGGTATGGCACGTAAAGGTCTCGTGCTTGCCACGATCACTCGCATCAAGCAGATCTGCAACCACCCGGCTCACTTCCTGGGCGATGGATCACCAGTACTTGCCGACGGCCACCACAGGTCCGGCAAGGTCGCTCGCCTTGTGGAGCTGCTCAATGAGGCAGTGCGTACCGACCAACGAGTGTTGATCTTTACCCAGTACAAAGCGTTTGGTGACATTCTGCGGCCATACCTGAGCGACTACCTCGGTGAGCTCATCCCGTTCCTCCACGGCGGGGTAGGAAAGAGCGCGCGAGACGCAATGGTTGCGCGTTTCCAGGAGCCGAACGGGCCGCGCGCGATGCTGCTGAGCCTCAAAGCAGGTGGTACCGGACTCAACCTGACTGCTGCATCGATGGTGATCCACCTTGACCGCTGGTGGAATCCCGCCGTGGAAAACCAGGCGACGGACCGTGCGTTCCGCATTGGCCAGAAGAAAGACGTCACGGTGTACAAGATGATTACGCGCGGAACCATGGAGGAATCGATCCAAGACATCTTGGATGGCAAGATGCACCTGGCAGGTGCGGTGATTGGCGAGGGCGAAGGCTGGATTACGGAACTCGACGCTGACGATCTGGCACAGCTGATGAGCTACCGAGGAAACGGAGGCGAGCGCAACCTATGAGCACCCAGCGACCACGCGAAGACAACGTTATTTATGCAAACTTCGGCGCACGTCGGCGCTCCCCGGAGCAGGAGCAGGCGAAGCAAGCTTCTGAGACTCGATCGCGGTACAAAGATGTGCCTGCGACGTGGAATGCCGCAGGCCGCAGGATCTGGGAAGCAGTCGTGCGATACAGCGATGCTGGTCGCATCAAGCGGGGCATTGCGTACGCCAACGGCGGCCACGTCGCCGAGCTCTACCCGCGGCTTAGTGGGATCGATGCGGTTGTGACCGGCTCACAAATCGAACCATTTCACACTGTCATTGAGCTACCACGGCGCACCGCTGCTGACATCGGCGGGCTGCTGTCCGACATTGCGCACGACTCCGCGGCATTGATGAAAGCGCGCAATGGCGTCTATACCGATGAGGCGTTGGATACCTTGATTGCCAACGGTCCTGAGGAGTTTCGGCTGCACTGTAGCTGCCCCGATCCCGTCGTAGCCTGCAAACACATTGTCGCAGTGGGGTATCAGGCAGCACAGCGCATGAGCGAACACCACGAATTCATTCTCCAACTCCGGGATAGTTCGATTGCGCGACTGACCGGCATGGCGCCACCGACTGTGCAGCACGAGGCAGCGCAGCCTGACGCGCCGGGCGAAGTCACGGTGTCTGCACCGCGCCCGCAGCCGGACTTTTGGGAAGGCGGCGCGCTACCTGATTTGCCTACCCCGAAAGTCGCTCCGATGATCGAAGATTCTGACATCACGATGTTGCACAAGGCGATGCAGACGATTTCCTTTACCAACATCGACCAGCTACGAGCGGTCTCCGATATCGAAGATCTGTTCTATGCTCTGACTGAAACTGAAGACTAATGTCCGAGCCGTTTGGTAGTAGTGAGTATGTGAACACGTTTCGATTTATCCACTCCTCTGACCTGCAGCTTGGCATGACTCGGAAGTTTCTGCGCTCCGAAGCCCAATCGAGGTTTGACGACGCCCGCTTGCGCGCCGTTGAACGCCTCGGCCAAGTAGCCACGGAGCATGATGCAGACTGTATTGTGATCGCCGGTGATGTGTTTGAGCACAACGCGCTCGAACGGGAGACGCTTGGTCGAGCACTCGAGGTGCTGAAGCGCCTGCCAGTGCCGGTGTACTTGCTCCCGGGCAACCACGACCCGCTGGTGGCGGACTCCATTTTCCACGCCACCGATGACCTTGAGAATGTGCACGTGCTCGATTCCTTCGATCCCGTAGAGGTCGTCCCTGGCGTTGAGCTTGTCGGCGCGCCTCTCAAAGCCCGATACGCCTCTGAGGACCTCTGTGCCCGTGCCGTACGTGACTTGGAGCCGACGGATACGATTCGAGTCCTCGTTGGCCACGGCCAAGTAGACGGCTACGGCAAAGAACAGGCCGAAGCGCTCATCGATCTGGATTTGCTGGAGGAGAAGCTGGCCTCGGGGGTGATCGATTACGTCGCGTTGGGGGATACGCACTCCACGCAGTCACTCGGCACGAGTGGGCGCGTGTGGTTCTCGGGCAGCCCGGAAACAACCGATTTCCACGACTTTGCTATCGGTGGTCCTGGTGGTGGCGGCGAGGTCAACTCCGGTAACGCCCTCGTCGTCGAGATTGCGAAGTCCTCCGCAGACGATTGCACTGTGAACGTCGAGCCAGTTGAGACAGGAGCATGGACGTTTGAGGCACTGGACTGGGAGGTTAGTGACGAAGGGGACGTCGCAAAGATTGTGGATCAGCTTGAACGCTACGAGCACAAAGACCGCACGGTGGTGAAGTATTCGGTGCGTGGCACGCTTGGCCTTGCGGCGATGGCTACCTTTGAGCAGGCGATAGGGCGGCTTGAGCCGGTGTTTGCCGCGTTGTATGAGCGTGAGCGCCTCATGAGCTTGCACTTGGCGCCCAGCGATGAAGAGCTCGAAAACCTTCCGCTGAGCGGTTACGCGGCCGAGGCGATGCGGGACCTGATCTGCCAGGCTTCCGTGCAAGATGATGTCACAGGCTCTGCGACAGCCCGTGACGCAGTGAACCTTCTGTTCCGATTCTCCAAGGAAGTGAACTAGATGCGCATCCATTCGATCACCATTGAAAACTTCCGTGGTATTCAGCGATTAGAACTCCGAGACCTGCCAGATACCGGTGTGATCGTGATCCATGGCAACAACGAGGCGGGCAAATCCACCATCCTTGACGCGTTGACGACAGTGCTGAACGAGCGCCATACTGCCGGCGGGAAGAAGATTGGCGTGCTCACCCCGATCGGGAGGGACGTTTCGCCTGCGGTACGGCTTGAGGCGACGGTTGGCGATTACAGCTTCACCATTGCCAAACAGTGGGGGAAGGGGAAGTACTCGGAGCTCAACATCACCAGACCGCAGCTGCGCCAATACACCGGCCGCGAGGCTGACGACGAGCTTGCGCGGATCCTCGCGGAAAACCTTGACCAGGAGCTCGCCTCGACGCTCTTCCTGCGCCAGGGGCAGTTCGCAGCAGGGATCAGCGCAGCTGGCATCCCAAGTGTTGTGAGGACCCTTGACGGGGACGCTGGACGTAGCGCAGAGGAGGCTGCTTACGATGACACTGCGCTCATGCAGCGCATCAGCGACGAATACGCAGCGTACTTCACATCGACTGGTCGGCCGCGTGGTGAATACGACAAGCTTCAGAAAGTGGTCGAAGACGCACGCCAACAGCATGAAGAACTGGTGAATCAGAAGCGGAAATTCGACGATGAAGTCGTAGAAGTAGAGCGGCTGCAGCAGCAAATGCAGCAGATTCAGGATGAGCTGCCCCAGGCGCAGCAGGATCTCGAAGCCCGACAAGTCGACGCGAAATACGCCGAAGAGGTCGTTTCCAAGCGCCAGGCAGCTCAGGAGGCTGTGAAGTACGCGGAGCTTACAGCACAGCGCGCCGCACAAGACGTGGAGAACAGGAAAAAGCTTGAGCAGCGCCTTGCGCAGTTACGTGAGCAACACGTCGCGCTCGAGAAGGAGAGGGCTCTCGCGCAGCAAGCCAACGATGAGGAAGCAGCAACCATTGCCTCACTCACCGATGCCTTAAAGCGGCACCAAACCGAGCTGGCGAAAGCGCGTGAGACCGCACGTCGTACCCGTGCCATGCGGGAGTATGCGCTGTGCCAGCAAGAGCTGACGGAATTGCAGGCAGTGCTTGACCAGATCGAGGCCGCACAGACTGAATATCAAAAGCTCGTTTCCGAATCACCCGTCCGGCCTGTCACCGACGCGGATGCGGCTCGCGCTGAGGAAGCTGCAAGCGAGGTGAAAATCCAACGCACCATCCGCGCCGCGGCGACCGCAAAGCTGACCGTGCGTGCCGAAGACGCCACGTTCATCCACGATGACGCCCCCACTCACGTTGATGGGGAGCGGACCATCGAGCTTTTCGACGCCACCACCTTCCAATTCGGTGAATTCCATCTCGCGTACAGCGCGGGTGCCAACAGTGTGGGTGAACACGGTGCGGTGGAGGCAGCAGAGCGTGCGCTTGAAGAAATGCTCGCGGAGCTCGGTTGTGAAGACGTTGCGGAAGTGCGTGCGAAGCGTGATGAGCACCGAGCCTTTGCCCAGGGCGTGGAGGAGGCGAAGCGGCGTCGAGAAGATATTCTCGCAGGCAGAGACCTGTCTGCGCTACAGGAACGCCACGTGCGACTGCAGAAACTGCACTCGGAACACGCAGCAACCCTGGGCGAGGATCCCGCGGAGTTGGAACGAGAAGTCGCGGAGCAGGAATTCGAATCCGCCGAAGCAGCCTTACAGACGGCACAGCATGATGCAGAAGTAGCTGCCGCCGCATTGGAGCCCCACCGAGAACGCAAAGCGCAACAAGCGCTACTGGTTCTGGAGACGAAACTTTCGACCCACGAGGAAGTTGTGCAAAACGCAAAAGAAGAGCTGCGCGCAGACCAGGAACACGCCACATTTGAAGAATTGGATGCGGCCCAGCAAGCCGCAGCAGAAAGCCTTAGCGCCGCCCGTGCCACGCTGGATGAAGTGACGGCGGCGGCACAGGACGCGAATGTTGATATGGCACAGGCACTGCTCGAGAGCGCGCAGACCCGTTTAGTGAACCTGCAGGATCGCTACACAGCGGCCGACAAGCGCATCGCAGAGCTGAAAAGCTACTTCGAGATGGCCTCCGGCATTGCGGAAAAGGTTGACCGCGCTGAAGCAACCCTCGATGCTGCCGAATCTGAATACCACCGCACGAAGCGTCGCGCCGAGGCAACCAAACTCTTATACGACACACTGCAGCGCTACCGCGAAGAAGCGAATGCGCGCTATGCGGCACCGTTCGCTGCGGCGCTCGAAGGGTATGCGGGGGCGTTGTTCGGCCGAGATGTGGAATTCGAACTGGACGACCAACTACAAATCACTCGGCGAAACGTCGCGGGTGTGTCACTACCGATCGAAGAACTATCCGGTGGTGCGCAAGAACAATTGGCACTGCTGACCCGCTTCGCGATAGCAGAGCTTGTCGCCCGCGACGGCACCTCCCCAGTTCCTGTGGTCATTGACGACGCTCTTGGAGCAACAGACCCGCACCGCCTGCAACTGATGAACGCACTGTTTAATAGGGTGGGCAAGCACGCTCAAGTCATTGTGCTGACCTGCTATCCCAACCGTTACGACGGCGTGTCCAGCGACAACCGTTACGAAATTGAGCAACTGAAGACTAATTGATGGATGCTATGAACATGATTGGGGATCTACTACAGTGAGAGGTATGTCTGACGCACCACACTGGCTCAGCGACGCCGAACAGGACCTCTGGCGGCTCATGCTTGCCACTTCGCGGAAGATTTCCCGCGCTCTCGACGACACCCTCCAGGCAGATTCCAATCTCTCTTCGCCAGAGTTCTCGGTGCTTGTCAGTCTGTCTGAAGCTGAAGAACACACCATGCGGTTGCGCGATCTGTGCTGGGTTCTGGAGTGGGACCGTTCTCGCACTTCGCACCAGGTCACCCGCATGGAGAAGCGCGGGCTGGTGTTGAAACAGAAATGCCCTGGTGATGCTAGAGGTGTTCTCGTCACCTTGACTGACGACGGCTTGCGTCGTCTGGAGGCAGCGGCACCAGGCCATGTTGAAAGCGTTCGGCGGCTCGTCTTTGACCACCTTGACCCCAACGATATCCCGACGCTGACCAAGTTCTTCCAAGGAGTACTTGGGGCTCAAGCCAACTCCCAGCTCCGTAGATAGCCAAAAGGAAAGCGAGGCGCTATGTCCTTCCCAATGAACCAACCCCAGTACCAGCCAAACCCTAGCCCAAAGCGCCTGCAGCGCTCCATGGTGGACAAATATATTGCCGGGGTTTGCGGGGGAATCGCGGAGTATGCTGGCCTCGATCCTGCACTTGTTCGAATCGGTATCGTGCTTATCGGACTCGTTACGGCGTTTGTACCTTTGTTCATTCTTTATGTTGTGGCCTGGATTGTGATTCCGCCGGAGTTTTAACGCATGAAGGCTCTCTGACGGTGCTGGAGTGCTACACTCAACCCGTTCTGTACCGAGCTGTCTATTTTGCGTAAGGGAGATGTTCGCGGTGCCGGAAACCAAGGATGAGATGCGTAATCGCCGACCGGGCTCGGCGCGCCCACTGGCGTTCGTAAAAGTTGACCCCGATGAGATTAATTCGAGTGATAACTTTCAGTGGATCGTGGATCTGGTCAAAAGGAGCGCCGAGAAGGAAAGCGGGCAGTAGTTGCCGCTTTGTTGTAAACGAAGCGAGAACCCCGCCACCAAGCAAAACGCCAGGCAGCGGGGGTAATGGAGCCATTTGCGAAACTCCCTAACCTCCCCAAACGCAACCCCTTACAAAACGTTTCCCGCCAAAACCCACGCACATTTCCCGCCCACTCCTCGAAAAACGTTATCACCAGCACAAATGCACTCCTACCATCGGATCTAAAATCGCTCTCGGATACCCCCTTCCCTCGACTGAGAGCAAGCCATTGTGCATGGTGATGGTGTGGAATGAGTCATCTTTCATGCTTGTCTACTGCGTAAATGACAGCGCCAGTTTTGACCACGCCGAAAAGATTGTGATCACTGGTGTAGTTGATGATGCGTATCAGGAGATGAGAGTAGATCCTACGGGAACGATGCCGGACTACCGCGCAGCCTAAGTGGGGTGGGAGGTTATGATAATGAAGACTTCATAGTTTTCGTATCAACTTTTCCAAGAAAGTGTTTACAGTGCCTAACCCGCAACAACTCATGCAGTACGCCGGTGCTGCTGTTACCGTCATCGTCCTGATCCTGGGACTTATTTTCGGGACAGGGGATTTATCCTCGTCTTCCGATAATGGGGCACAAACGCCCCCATCGAACAGTGCGAAACCGTCGAATAGTCCTGCGCCCTCGAACGGTGGGCGCAAACCGGATGCTGACGGGTGCGTGAAAAACACTCCTGATTATTTCAAGTGCAAACAGGAAAACAGCAAGCTTGGTAAGAAGAACCCGCCTTTAACCTCTAGTGATATTCAGCAAGCGCGTAGGGCTCAATTCATGCAGATTGTCGAATGGCGGTCTAATGATAAGCACGCTAACCCACTTACGTATGATCTTTCTCTAGAAGCAACAGCACAGCGGTTTGCTAATGAACTTGCTCAAACGCCTGGGGATGAGATCTGGCACTCGAATTATAATACTCGTGGGCTAGAAAACGTGGCATTTGATACATACACTTACAAGAATTTCTTTAACATTTTCGCTGGTTCGGTTGGGCATGCAAGTACCATGGCAACGAACGGGCGTGCTCCTAAAGTCGGTATCGGTATTGCTCAAGACCCCGTAACAGGACATTACTTCTGCGTACAACACTTCGCAGACAAGTAATCGGGTATCTGGGGAGAGCACACCTACTAGGTAGTTGGAATAAACCTACCTAGTAGGTTTTTCTGTTTGCGCTGGGTGGTGTAGGAACAGGCGTGTGCCAGATTGACACAGCGTGCCCCCATGCGCGAACCTTCCTCAACGCGATGGAGGATTCTTCCTCTTGCGCGTTGAATTCGCTTCAAGATCAAACCCGAGTTGATCAAACAGTTTCTGCTGGTGTCCTAGCACCCGTTGAGCATCTGCCTGGATCACTTTCTGCCTGACACTTAACGCGACACTGCGCGCAAACATCTCTTCAGCAGAAAACTTCCCTGAATCCTGATCCGCTTCGAACTCCTGATAATCCTCGGTGAACTGTTGAACTTGCTCGATGACTCTTTCAACATCATCTTTTATCTCAAATACTTCATTGCGCCGTGGCAGACCATCCCAAAGATTCTGATATGGCAATTCGGATACATCTCGCATGTACGCCACCGGCTGAAAACCGAAACAAAATGTTTCTGTTCGTCGGGATGGATCGTCAATCCAGTGGAACGTCGCCCCGATAAAACCATCTTGAAGACACGCTCCAAAACCAATCTCGTCGTGCATCTGCAAATCGAGAATCTGACAGGCGTTTGAATACGGCGCGAACCAGTCCTCTGGGCAGGTTGGATCAAGTCCTCGCACGTGCTCGTAATCCTTGTAAAGTAGAAGATTGAACGTTTGAACCATGTCAAGATCGTGCAAGTAGCGCCGAAGATCTTCCGGTACCTCATAACCTACGTCGTACATCTTGCACCCGAAATGCTTCACGTAATACCGAGCAAGGTGACGCTGATCAAAAGGGGTATCCGCAAAAATCTCATCCCAGTTGAATTTGCGCCGGTTTTTGAAATACTCCAGGTCATCCAAGATGAAATCCATGAAATGGTCATACGCCATGTCAAACGGCTGCGAGAACTGGTTATTGCAGTAAGCACAGATGGTTTTACCAAACATGAAGATTCCATGATTCGGACCACTCATCTTGTAAAAGCGTCCATCACTGCCGATAGTGCCTAACGGTTGTCTACCGCCTGCTTCCCAAATCTTCTTGATCCGGGAACTCTTGAAAGCGTGTTCCTGGGTATCAGCGGGACGTTCCTCACAAATCCAGCACATCTTGCGATCACGCCGAGGAAACGCCGGGTTCGACTTCTTCTTCACCATTTACTCGCCCGCTTTCGTCCTCGCTTTCACTCCCACGGACTTACCCTCGTGCAAGTCCTCAATGATCTCGATGACCCCATCTGAGTTCAGCACGGATGTGAAATACACGTCCACGTCGTTGTTCCGCAGTTGCTCGAAGAACTTAGATGCACTCGTAATTGCTTTTACTTCAGTCCCGCGCAGTTGCGAATCCTCATCCATTCCCTTCGTTTCAGCCACGAAGTTGACTGATTTGCGCCCGTTCTTGCGCTTGATCACGTACATAAAGTCAGGCGAAGTCGTTTGCCCCGAGTAGGTGGGGATCTTGATCGAACGGGTGGGGATCTTGCCGAATACTTCAACTACCCCGTCGAATTTCTTCGAGAGTGAATCCATGATGGTGTCGCGCTCAATCGAACTATCCCAGTCGAACACGTCATACAGGTACGTCTCCGGGGGAACCTTTTCGTTATCCTGGAAGCGTCCCAAGCGGGTGCGCTCGATGGTGTCTTTCGGGGAACCGTCAGTCCTGGTCAGCGGATTGTCACCACCGCGCACGCCGACGAGGGCGTATTCAAACCGGGTAGCGAACTCCCGGTCAAACCATTCGTGGAACCGGCGCAGGAACCTATTGAGACTTTCTATGTTGAAGTGAGAGTCTTGCAGGTTGAGCACATCATTATTCCGCGCGAGCGCCCGGTGGATCGTGTCCACGGGAAGTGCCGTGGACGTGTGCGCCCGCTTCAAGAACTCCCCGTAAGGCAGATGCGTGTTCGACTCGTGGTGTCCCGCGACCGTATAAGTCTTCGGCAGGGACAGTTCCCGCCCGCGTCGAACCTCTTTTTCTAAGACCTTCCTCGTATCGCGCACGAAAATGCGGGCATTGTTTTGCAAGACCTCATCCAGCCCCGCGTCGATCTGCTCCGGCGACAACTCTTGGATGAGCAGGATGTACTTCTGCGTGAGCGTTTCCCACAGCGAGCGCAAACGCTCGTAAGCCCTCGGGCGAATCTTGGCGCTGCGCTTGAGGGCTTCCTTGTGTCCTGGTTTCTCTTTCCTGATGCGATTCTTGTTCACGCCCGTTGCGAACTCGGGGTAGGTCTGGAGGAACGCGCCTAGTTTGTCCTCTTTCACCTCGCCGGACGG is a window of Corynebacterium pseudogenitalium DNA encoding:
- a CDS encoding metallophosphoesterase family protein — encoded protein: MSEPFGSSEYVNTFRFIHSSDLQLGMTRKFLRSEAQSRFDDARLRAVERLGQVATEHDADCIVIAGDVFEHNALERETLGRALEVLKRLPVPVYLLPGNHDPLVADSIFHATDDLENVHVLDSFDPVEVVPGVELVGAPLKARYASEDLCARAVRDLEPTDTIRVLVGHGQVDGYGKEQAEALIDLDLLEEKLASGVIDYVALGDTHSTQSLGTSGRVWFSGSPETTDFHDFAIGGPGGGGEVNSGNALVVEIAKSSADDCTVNVEPVETGAWTFEALDWEVSDEGDVAKIVDQLERYEHKDRTVVKYSVRGTLGLAAMATFEQAIGRLEPVFAALYERERLMSLHLAPSDEELENLPLSGYAAEAMRDLICQASVQDDVTGSATARDAVNLLFRFSKEVN
- a CDS encoding AAA family ATPase, producing the protein MRIHSITIENFRGIQRLELRDLPDTGVIVIHGNNEAGKSTILDALTTVLNERHTAGGKKIGVLTPIGRDVSPAVRLEATVGDYSFTIAKQWGKGKYSELNITRPQLRQYTGREADDELARILAENLDQELASTLFLRQGQFAAGISAAGIPSVVRTLDGDAGRSAEEAAYDDTALMQRISDEYAAYFTSTGRPRGEYDKLQKVVEDARQQHEELVNQKRKFDDEVVEVERLQQQMQQIQDELPQAQQDLEARQVDAKYAEEVVSKRQAAQEAVKYAELTAQRAAQDVENRKKLEQRLAQLREQHVALEKERALAQQANDEEAATIASLTDALKRHQTELAKARETARRTRAMREYALCQQELTELQAVLDQIEAAQTEYQKLVSESPVRPVTDADAARAEEAASEVKIQRTIRAAATAKLTVRAEDATFIHDDAPTHVDGERTIELFDATTFQFGEFHLAYSAGANSVGEHGAVEAAERALEEMLAELGCEDVAEVRAKRDEHRAFAQGVEEAKRRREDILAGRDLSALQERHVRLQKLHSEHAATLGEDPAELEREVAEQEFESAEAALQTAQHDAEVAAAALEPHRERKAQQALLVLETKLSTHEEVVQNAKEELRADQEHATFEELDAAQQAAAESLSAARATLDEVTAAAQDANVDMAQALLESAQTRLVNLQDRYTAADKRIAELKSYFEMASGIAEKVDRAEATLDAAESEYHRTKRRAEATKLLYDTLQRYREEANARYAAPFAAALEGYAGALFGRDVEFELDDQLQITRRNVAGVSLPIEELSGGAQEQLALLTRFAIAELVARDGTSPVPVVIDDALGATDPHRLQLMNALFNRVGKHAQVIVLTCYPNRYDGVSSDNRYEIEQLKTN
- a CDS encoding MarR family winged helix-turn-helix transcriptional regulator; this encodes MSDAPHWLSDAEQDLWRLMLATSRKISRALDDTLQADSNLSSPEFSVLVSLSEAEEHTMRLRDLCWVLEWDRSRTSHQVTRMEKRGLVLKQKCPGDARGVLVTLTDDGLRRLEAAAPGHVESVRRLVFDHLDPNDIPTLTKFFQGVLGAQANSQLRR
- a CDS encoding PspC domain-containing protein; protein product: MNQPQYQPNPSPKRLQRSMVDKYIAGVCGGIAEYAGLDPALVRIGIVLIGLVTAFVPLFILYVVAWIVIPPEF
- a CDS encoding CAP domain-containing protein, with translation MPNPQQLMQYAGAAVTVIVLILGLIFGTGDLSSSSDNGAQTPPSNSAKPSNSPAPSNGGRKPDADGCVKNTPDYFKCKQENSKLGKKNPPLTSSDIQQARRAQFMQIVEWRSNDKHANPLTYDLSLEATAQRFANELAQTPGDEIWHSNYNTRGLENVAFDTYTYKNFFNIFAGSVGHASTMATNGRAPKVGIGIAQDPVTGHYFCVQHFADK